In Molothrus ater isolate BHLD 08-10-18 breed brown headed cowbird chromosome 14, BPBGC_Mater_1.1, whole genome shotgun sequence, the genomic stretch TGCACTCCCCTTGTCCTAGAGTGGCTTTACCAAAACAGGCCCTAATTAACTATCTTTAAAacatcccccctcccccccaggTTGAACCCTGTGTGTGGCCTGCCAAGATTTCCTCCTTTGGGGCGTGTACAGGGGATGGCTGAACCCTGTTCAGTATCTGCGGCGCTTGTTGGGGCCGAAATCCCCGCCCGGATTCCCTCGGTTGAAGGCGGGTGGGTTCCCTCCCATGGCTCCAAGGCCTTCCATGGCTCCACCCTGGCCAAAGCGGTCTGGAGGTGGTGGTGGGGTCTGGCAACGAGCACAAGTGCAGaagatgcaggaagaaaaacaaggaagaacAAAGGGCAGTTAAAAGCAGTTTGAGTTGATTGCAATTCTACCAATATTCCACAATTCCAGCTGACCTCACTGCAAACATTCACCCCACCAAAAACATCCCCACAGTCCCAAACCTGCACCACTGGACCACTGCAGAACAAAGCTCCTTTCCCCACACAACCTGCACTCAGCCATACAGggccctgctgtgcagcaggtGAGCCATCTGAACTCACCTTCCCTTTCCACTCCTGGCTTCACCTTCCCCCTTAATTTCCCTGTGTAGTGCCCATTCCCTTAAcctcagctgctttgctgtccCCACCACTTAGGTACAAAAGTTTTTAGACAAATAAAACTGTTCTTTATgattaaacaaaaccaaaaccaaaaacaacaacatcaaaaaaacaccaaacaaaacaaacaaaaaaaaaccaaacaaaaaatctgtGTCATAGCAGTCACAACAGAGCAAGAAGTCTGAGTAGGAATGCTTGCAGGAAAACTGTTTATTGGACCAGTTCATAAAAACCACTGAAGGCAGATGAACTTTCAGGACAAACTTTACTATGACTGCTGTTGTTTCTGCTGGTGACTGAAGTGCTGACACTGTGGGAGGGCCAATCCTCTGTGTGACAGAGAGGGATGACAAATGCCACAAAAGCCAGGGTTTATTGCAAAACCCTGCAGTAAAGTTTAAAACTaaatcaaatacaaaatttttaaaaatcaaacaaataagCATGAACAGCACTGATTCTTTGCTTTTGACCTCCTAAGCAAATTAGCTGAACTCACTCTGGCATGTGAGAACAGGAGATAACCCTTTTCTGGCTATGAAACTGGTAATGAACAGAACACTTCTGAAAGCTTGGCTTTGTACCTACAAGAATCTACTCTCAAAAACCTCTCAATTTCACAAAGTGCTTCCCACTAGGTCATTTAAAACCAACCATATATTACTCCTAAGAGCTTTCTAACAAGCATTTTAGCACTAGCTCTCTTGGAAGTAAATTAAGCCATTATTAGACTTGGCTCAACCTCCTGAAAATTATCAGCTAGTACCAAGGCAAGATTAACTTCTAAAGATTTTAGCAGGAGTGAAGCAACACTCAGTACTTCAATTTTAGCAGCTAGTGCTTAATACTGGAAACAATATAATCTGCATTTTAGAGGTGTGCACAAAAAGCAGATGAAGATACACTACCATTCCCATGGCTCCATCAGGGATCATAGCTCcaggaccagcagcaggaggtgcaggagctgggacattGGTACCACCCATAGCTCCTCTATTGTTCATGCCAATGGtacctggaaaagaaaactgaggaatagtcctggcacacacacacagtgactGGGCTCTGCTCATCATCCCAGAGCCACAAATCATTGTTCCATGCAGGGACAGAGTCCCAGCTTTGCACTATCAGGTCATGACCAGCAGATCTTGCTTTGCAGCACGTTGTGTTTCCTGTCACATGAATACTTCCTCTTACTAGCCTGGGAGATTACTTTGACTGAGTTTCTAAATAAGAAGCCAATAAAATGagatcacttaaaaaaaaaagggtagaTTTTGTAAGTAAATGAACATGCACAGGCACAAAGAATACTCTTACCTCCCATACCCATCTGTCCCATTCGCATGTCTGGTGGCTCCCTCTGGAAAGACAGACACTCATCTCAACTGATAatcaggcttttaaaaatgtaattatacAAATTCAAAGAGTTCTGAGGATTTAGTACTGAATAATGTATAGAAAAGTAATTCCCAGGGTAAATGTCAAAGAAAGACAGGAGCAACCTTCACGTGATAGCTGCTGAATGaataggttttattttaaatatctcatTATAAAAGGTTGTTTTTCAGAATTATAATAAAACatccagcagcaaagctgcacaTGCAGACCTTAAAGACATCTTGATGGAAAGATGTGCTGAGCAGTAGTAACACATTAGATAGAATTAGTTTTGCTACTCCCTCAGCACAGCTAAGAAGCTTTTCCTGTTGAAAGGAATGCAAGCTTACATAAAGACACAGTACTGGGTCACTTGCATTAAAATACCATTTAGTGAGctcaatttctcttttattaacCAAGCATCAGAAATACCTATTACAGACTTTTCTCACTGCAAAACCAGGAGCACTTCAGTGAGGGCACTAGTTTTTTTAACAGTGGCAAGTGAAGACAAGTTTCATTTCATCTGTAGTCTCAGTGCCATTATCCATCATATGAAGGCAATATTATTTGTAGGAATCAGGCTATCTGCTGCACAAAGAGAATATTCCGGCTTTTGGCTCAGCCATGCTCTTGGCCCTTTGGTTTGACACACATTTACCTATTTTGCCTAGGGGCCAAGTGTCACTAGTAAGCATTGAACACTTACCCCCAGCTGCATCAATGCCATTACACCACCTGAACAGCCCTACAGCTGCCTCCACAACAGAAAGTACCTGGGACTGGAAACAAATTGCAAGGCATTTCTCTATAACTAGAGATACTGTTATCAAAAGGCAGGTTACTACCAGGTTACACTGCAAAAAAATACTTGACCAACCGACTTTTTTAAGTACAAGCATACACCATGCCTGCAGCAATGCCTTCAGTTGGGATCATTTTATCATGACTAAGACTGCAAGCTACGGATATTGCCAGTCATATAATCACAACAGCCTTCTGCTGCAGTGCTTCAGGACAGTGTGTGTTGCTGTTAGAATAGAATTAGTCAGCACACATTTTTCTGAACAGCAAGACAGCTACAGAGGGCCCTACGTGAAGAGCAGTGGAACAGAACTGGAAGATTTAGTTTCCAGGCTAAACTGTATTAAGATTGGAGGGAGTCAATAATTTAGGGTAGACTGCACTACTGATGTACAGTCGTCCAACCAAGCTGAAAATTCAcagaaagctgtgctgtggaAGGGAAAAATCTACTGTGAGTGTAGAGATGTAATGGAAATGTAGAAGCACTCGTACCGCATCAGCAAAATTCCCTTTAAAGCCTTCCTGCTGGCGTCTCatcatctcctcctgctgccttctcatCTCCTCCTCACGGCGCCTGCGCTCTTCCTCTTGCCTGCAAAGTCCAAGATGCTCAGCACAACAAACACCAACCACCTGCATCACTGTGTTGCAGTGCTGCCTCATGGATCTTCATTAGAAACTTTACACTTCAAACTTTCAGTTCTGAGTAGcccatttgaaaaaaaacaaccacttgtgtgtgtgtctcatgaggagcagctgaaggagctggagaggctcagcctggagaaaaggaggctcaagggGGACGTTACCACCCTCTACAActgcctgacaggagggtggagccaggtgggagtcagtctcttctcccaggtaacaagtgacaagACAAGAGGAAACTGCCTCAAGTCACAccagggaaaatttcttcaccaaaacaCTTTCAAAGcattggcacaggctgcccagaaagtggtggaatcaccatccttAGAGtgatttaaaagatgtttagatgtggtgcttagggacatggcGGGCTTGGCACTGTTAGATTTACAGCTGAACTCATAGTTTTGGAAGTATTTTCCAACCCtacacagcagctgccaaatgCATGCAGACTACATGCAATATCATGCATCAAGCCTGACAGCTCTCAAGCCACCTTCTATTACAAATAGTCTGGTAATCTTCCTGGAGCTTCTCAAAACAACCCCAAGACAAGAAAGCGCTACAATGGAGAGAGAAATCTCTGAGACCAAGTTACCCTCAAATGAAAACAGATGCTGAATGGGATTTCCCAATCTGCAGCACTGAAGCCACTAAATCACAGCAGAGATTCTGATTTTTCTATCTGCCTCATTTAAAGGAGCTTAACTGAGACACAGAAATGTGAAGAAGCACATACTAACCAATGGAAGAAACTCCTAACTCTTCCATCTTAAACCAAGTGTACACTCTTCCCTAtgaacaaaaaaagcccaaagtAACAGGCACACTTGAGGTAGTAATTAAATTGTCACAATGAACAACTAGGTGCAGTGAAGAGATGTTTTATTCTGCTCTGGATTCACAGCATTTCACAACCTGCCCCCTTACCTGAGTTCCAACTGTTTACGTTTTTGTACTTCTTGGTTATGCAATTCCTCCAttctcctcagctcctcctggcgCCTCATTAAATCTGTGTAAGACAACAGTAAAAAACACGATCAGACTCATCTCCCATGCCACCTCTTATGAATTCCTGAAGTAGAACTAtaacacaggagagaaaaaggtaACAGAGCCTTTACCAATACAGTAGCTTCTCCCCATGTTAGGTCTAATACGATTCCGTGCCAGGTCCTGTCCTGCGGTCACAACAAcgccctgcagctccaggctggggcagaggggctggaaagggcCTGGtgggaaaggccctgggggagctgctcagcagcagctcaacaggagccaggtgtgccagaggccaatggcacctggcctgTCCCAGCCACGGtggggccagcaggaccaggacagtgactgtcccctgcctgggcactgctgaggccactcctcaaatcctgtgtccagctctgggcccgTCACAACAAGacagacactgaggggctggagcgtgtccagagaagggaagagagctggggaagggtctggaacacaattctgatggggagcagctgagggagctgggaaaggggctcagcctggagaaaagaaggcttgaGGAGACTCTACTGCTCTACAAGTACCTGAAAGCAGGTTAATGGTTGGGCTTGCTGATCTTTTCCACCTAAACAATGCTATCATTCCATTTATTTGCTGCTACCATGCTTGGTCGCACCACAGCTCCCCTTCAGTGGTCTCTAGCCAGTCTATTGAGCCACCCTCTCCTGGACagtgcagggccctgctcccaccctggaTGTATTTATCTGGCTGATACCTTGTCGCATGAGCATCACTTGGTGCTCGTGGCGAGCTGCTTCCATTTCCATCTCCAGCTTCTCTCGCGCTTCCTTGATGTTGCGATCTacttgttcctgctgctgcttctccatctCTATCAAAGCCTTCCAACGCATGGCATATTCATACTCaaagctgccaggctgtgcaaaCCGAGGAGGCTGCTCACGCTCCCTGGCAAACAATGAAGAGCTAGTGAATGCTTCAGGAGAGCAAGGAGGAACCAAGAAAACTCCATTTGTGTGTCAAATGCAATAGCAAGCCCCAGTTAACTGTGCCTGAGACACCAGTTGTTTGCTCCTCAGGTATCATCTTATTCCTGCATGGAAGCTGTCCTCCTCCATAACAAGCAATGACACTGCTTTCATAAGAGATTCTGGGTAAAGAGCTTTAGAAATCCCCTTGAAAGCAACAGcctttgctcctgctgcacatCTTATGGACAGATGCACTCCAGAAACAAACACTGCCCAAATGTGCATGTTATTTTCACTCTGCACCTGTAGAACAGGACTATTCCTAATTCCACCTCCTGAAGCTCTCATCTTCCTTACTTGAAAAATTCATGAGCTCACATGGTTTGCTAATGCCAACTGCTCAGATCACAGGATTCCTACCTATACTGGGGAGCCTTCTAAGACTCTGGTCTTATACCTGGATAGCTCTACAATCCCCTAATGCTATTCACATAATTCCTTAAATTTCTATTGTAGGTTCAAGTGTTTCCTCCATAGACTTTCTGTAATAGTTCCCAGGGAATCTCATGTCATCTGTGTTATCTCAAATTGACCTAATTTTTTATTCCAACAACTGAAATAGACTTGTACAAAATATGTGAAGGCTGTCAGTCTTATCCAGCAATGTGGATTCaaaatcactgttttctttcagcCAATCATGGCAAGAGAAGAATGAATGCAATTCTCCTTCTAAAGTCAGGTCacatttatggaaaaaaaaaaggaggaccTGATGAGCAGTGATGAGCCACCCTTCTAAGACTGAGACACTTGCCCACAGGcactctcctctcctgctgcatgCCAGACACATACTTGTGATATTGCTGGTTTTTGATGACTAGTTTCTCTGGTAGACCCTCCTCATCATCATACTGATCCATGGGCTCCACAGTGACAGGGCGAGGGAATCTGTAAAGAAAAAGTGAGCTGTTTTCACAAAAATTCAACAACAAGCTTACAGTCGTGGAAAGCACAACTTATATTGCTTTTAGCACTGCTCACAGAaactcagagcagctggagatCTCAACCAAAGTGAAACCAGGAATCACATtgaactctttctttttttctagaatAGGAGTGTAACTGTAAATCAAAATCCTTGTTTAATCCAAACCAAAACTGTACTGGAAGAATACTATTTGTAGTTACTTTTAAGTTACAGCTTAACTGGAATCCTGACATACTCCAGTAGGATCTACTCAGCATGAGGTCTTGTCTCTAGAGTGGCACAAGGCCATCTGTGCCTTTTTATGGCTATCTAAAGCAAAGAGCCACTACACCACTCCTCACTGGAGGCTGCAGGCTGTACCATCCTCTGCTGGTGAGGCCACCATGTGCTACTGTTGCTTGGCAACAGTGCTCTAGGAAGGTCCACTGGGCCCTTGTCTGAATTTCCACCCCCCAGGGAATCCACTGGTGCACTTCACAACAGACACTGCAGATGTGTGCTCCTGTCTCCCTGGCTTCTGCATGCAGAACAAAGTATTGACCTGGTCTCTGAATCAGCTCTCCACCACAGCACTGACACTGCTCATCctcagcacaaagcagcaccCCAGCTTCCAATGAGCTCTCAGTCCcatgtgccagggctggggaaatgAAGACAGATGATCCTGTTATGCCAGGTGGCAATGAGTAcccaggctccagcaggaaGGCAGGATATGGAAGGCTAAAATCCATTTCCTCAGCTGAAGATCCATAATACAGCTTTGCACTTTGATGTGACATATTCCATTATTAATAATCTTATTTTCTAACATGAACAGATTTCAAACAGTTTATCTAGCTTTCCTGTCTTGAACTAGGACAAACCAGAACAAGTTTAATCAGAACCAAAGCATAACTAGAAAGGAACAAGAGACTCATTTGTGGTCTTAGGTATCAGAACCTAATGAACTGATAGCTATAAAGAGATTGAATGTTAACCTTAGCTATGCATTGATAGTGAATAGTTTTGCAtgatcacttttaaaaatctgttttcatggTTCTTTCAGATATAGACTTCTGAATCAGCAAAAGCTCCCTAACAGCAATCCTCCTGTAGAGCACTACTCACTATGCTGGTTATCCTCAAGAAGCATTAGGGAGAAAAACAggtattaaaaatgaaataagcaAAACCTGCTTTTTGAAACTGAATGTGCTTGTGTATAGCTGTACCGCTGCAGATCCACAGGAGGTGAGAAGCATAAAACttcaaaaaattacttcaaaaatgAGCAATGCAGCTCCATTTCAGGAAGTGTTCTAGTCACAAATTCTAGGAGTGTAAtataaaacagtttttttctaAGAGATCATAAATGGCTCCCTCTTAACAGAGCAACAAGCTGCTTTGTGGAATGCAACTGCAATTGGTCATTTGCTTGAGCAAGTTCACATAATTATGAGAACATGATTTTCTGCCTTATTACATTCAAGTACAGGGAAAGCAGTTTATAATGGTGAAAACTCCACACAATCCAATCTGTGTGAGCAGCCTCTCCAACAGATCCCATGCCCACAGTGGCATTCCACCTCGTGGAATCCCGCCCCAAGACTCTCCCTTTTAGTGTCCCTGAGTGTACAATTAAAACACTTGCACTTTGTTTCCAAACAAGTTATATGGATGGTCTCTGAAATAGCTCCTGTTCTTAAAGGCTGCTTTAATTGCCCTAAGGTTGTTTTATGGAGAAAAAGTTTATTGGGAAGTTTTATGCACTTACCCCACTAGCAGCTTCCCAGAAGAAAGCTTTCAGACCTGAGCTTCAGCACAGACTGTCTCTTGTTGGAACAAAGCTAAATAAAATTCTCCCCAGGCCAACCCCCATCATCACCTCATGCCCCACCTGTCCCACTGTGGTGCTAGAACCAGCGTCCAGCAGCCAATGCAGAGCACCCCTCCCCAGGCCCACTTACGTAGTCAGCAGGAATGACCCATCACTACATCTATCCAGCGCTTTCCTAGCGGCAGGCTTCCCTGAGAACTCCACAATGCCTTTCCCAGAGGATCGTCCTCTGTCATCCACAATAACCACAGCCCTTTCCACCTGGCCAAACACCGAGAAGGCCTCCTCCAGGAGCTCGTTGGACACAAACTGAGGCAGGTTCCTGACTGTCAGCGAGGCGCTGTGGCAAGCAAAGCGCACTCGGAGCTGCTTCCCACGCAGAGGCATGTTGTCCAGTTCCACCTTGGCAATCTCTGCCAGGGTGCGAGTttcctgcagagaaaaacagcctGCATTAAAACTCCCAGAAAGGCACGGGATTAAACACAAGCTTATTTCTCCATAACAAGTACTTCTGAGAGAAATAAATGATTCTCGTGCCAAAAAGCACAGCTATTCCTTATCATGAATGACTGAACAGACAGAGTttgggggcagggagggtgagAAATATATAACAAATACCTAAGTTTAGTCCAACAGCTAGTGTGAACTAAGCAAACAATGACATTTTCATTATGACACAATTATATTAAGGCtacaaagcacttttttttaaacaaacaaatacctttaaaaaaaccaactacGATTCATCTGTTAACCTTAAGTCTGATAAGGAAATGCTGACAGTATGACAATCTGTGAAAGACCTTCTATACCATTTTCACACCTTTCATGCCACTTTCCCACCTTTCCACTCACTGAAGTAACTACCAAGCACCTGCACTACATAAAAGTGGCCCAGATATGGCTGTGGGAACCTCATCCACTCACCTCAGGGCTTTCACAAAGGTGGTGCACGAACCACAGAAATCTAAGAACTATGGTGGTAGCTACTTCCCTTTCACACACACTTCAACATGATCATCTAGAGATCCCCTAGCCCAAGAGCATTAATCATGCCAGAAATGCTGCATGACAAACTATGCCCATAGGAATTCCATAttccagaaacagaaaagttcaTTTTGTCTATAATAGCATCACATTCATGTgagttttttctgctttctaccAGCtgatttcagaataaatttatCAGATCTCTCATAACTCCAGCCACAAGCTGCCTAAATTCACATCTCTCTTAAAAGCAAGCCCTAGACCAACCACTTGGAAGCTAATCCCATATTCCAGGTTACTAAAATCATCAGCAGGTGTAATCAGCAAGACATCAGAACATCTACTACTTTCAATTAACAATAGTGCTCCATTGTGAGCCATCACCACAAAACTCCCCAAACTGCCAAGTCACTCACCAGCCTGATAAAACCAAAGCCTTTGTCCTTGTGTATGAAGACTTCCCCTGCCTTGCCATACTTCTCAAACAActttctcatctcttcctctGTAATATCTGGGGGCAGATTCCCCACAAAGAGGCGGCTTCTTTGGGTGAAGGTCTTTTCACCGGGTTTCCGGAAATTCTTCAGGTCAATAGTCAGGCCTTCATCTGAGGGGAATAAGGTACACAGCTGCTCTACAGTTGGGGGGATAAATTTTATTAGGTTTCATCACAGTGACCACAGAGACACAGGATAATACAGGTAACACACCCGTTCATTTTGGTCTTAAACTTCTCCAGCCATCTCTCCAGCAACAAGGgggttttatgttttatttcagaatgGTCCCATagcttttttaaaaggaaactgAACCTCAGTGCTCATTAACACCAGTGAATGACAGTCTAGAATTGGAGAAAACAACACACTGCAGCCTGAAATAACATCAAATATTTCACTCAAACTTTTTGAGATCTGGTCAAGGTAACTGgcctgcaaaaaaaaacccaactgcaGTCACAACACAGGATTTTGCTATTACAACATGAATAATTACAGAAAAGCCACAGTTTAgccagaaaacagatttttactcaaaaacacacaaaaacaacTCCAGATATctagaaaaatatgaaaataagaaaaaattttgtTCAGACAGATAACATTTCAGATAGCTGTCATTCTATGAGATGAGTTCCAGAGTATGGGTTTCCAAGCTGAAGAGAAGGCTGGAATAGTTAAAATAGTGGGGAAAAACACCAACccaaaatttaagaaaaatcctGCCATATAGATGAGCCCTCAGAAAAATTACAAGAttaattacaagaaaaatatcCCTATTCAGTAAGCTCTGCtagaagagatttttaaagttggaaaagacctctgagatcaagTCCaaggttaaaatattttctgagctgtccaacagaaataaacacaaacagtAACATTCTCAAATCCCCACAGGCATATACAATCTTTAACCCTTAATTCAGCAAGAGTCCAGCATGATCCTGAAAGCTCTGTTATGCGCCAGACAAAGGGGTGGATTTAGCATCACTTTATCACCCTGTGCCCCATTTTCTTAAACACACATGGAACTTAACCACAGGACTACAGGGCACAGAAAGCAACTCCTTTGCTTTGCAGAGGACACAAGTCATGGTCACACATATGAAATAAACTGTGAACATCAGTGGCTTGATTCCAGTTACCAAATGGCACTAAATGAGAGAGACTGTCCATGCAAAGACAATGCAAGGAGAACCCTTTGACAGGAGTAAGCACACCTCTATGGCCAACACTAAATAACCAGACAGAGTGTGCCCAGTGAAGAGCAGTGAGATTAACTTATCTACTTCACACAGCAAAAGTGCAGGAATGAAACGTTTTTCCTTGTTCACAGCATGTCCATGAGTATTTGGGGATCAATTGCAAAGGCTGTGGATACAACACGAGGTACTTGGACAGAGTTACACTCAGGGGTGCACAGAGTACCACTGTTCTGCCTCAGGAGATCCATGCAGAAGAGTGAGACACACTCATTCACTCCCTCCAAGCTAATTCCTGTGGGAATTCCCCTGTACAGCTGTACTGTTATTGTTTTCAACCTGACTGGAACCGGCTGCTCTGCCACTCTTGTCTGTTATTGCCTGGGAACTGATAAAGAGCCTGTTCAACTCGACCACTTAACAAAAACATGCCGGATTTTTACCAGCCCGGtatatttaacacaaaaaaccccactctgAGGAATCACACAAAACGCACAGGTGATTTCtacacatttttgttttgaacagCCAAAGTGtccagactttaaaaaaaaattaaaaatccacatCTAATAAAACTAAAGCACTCTTTCCCTCCCCAAAAATGCTAACGGAGATGTCTCGCCACTTCTAAACCATCAGGTTAGATCAGTTCAGGCCCCTGAAGCCATTAACGCGTTCTGTCCCAGCTTACAAGCACCCGTTCTGGAGCGCCACTCCACACTGACCAGGAAAACCCGGACACCCGCTGGAGCAGAACGGCTTCAGCAATGTTAACTGGCATTA encodes the following:
- the NONO gene encoding non-POU domain-containing octamer-binding protein isoform X1, with the translated sequence MQGNKGFNMEKQNHAPRKQHQQHPPPSIPANGQQANSQSESRARRGGPPGPALEQLCTLFPSDEGLTIDLKNFRKPGEKTFTQRSRLFVGNLPPDITEEEMRKLFEKYGKAGEVFIHKDKGFGFIRLETRTLAEIAKVELDNMPLRGKQLRVRFACHSASLTVRNLPQFVSNELLEEAFSVFGQVERAVVIVDDRGRSSGKGIVEFSGKPAARKALDRCSDGSFLLTTFPRPVTVEPMDQYDDEEGLPEKLVIKNQQYHKEREQPPRFAQPGSFEYEYAMRWKALIEMEKQQQEQVDRNIKEAREKLEMEMEAARHEHQVMLMRQDLMRRQEELRRMEELHNQEVQKRKQLELRQEEERRRREEEMRRQQEEMMRRQQEGFKGNFADAREPPDMRMGQMGMGGTIGMNNRGAMGGTNVPAPAPPAAGPGAMIPDGAMGMTPPPPPDRFGQGGAMEGLGAMGGNPPAFNRGNPGGDFGPNKRRRY
- the NONO gene encoding non-POU domain-containing octamer-binding protein isoform X4; translation: MQGNKGFNMEKQNHAPRKQHQQHPPPSIPANGQQANSQNEGLTIDLKNFRKPGEKTFTQRSRLFVGNLPPDITEEEMRKLFEKYGKAGEVFIHKDKGFGFIRLETRTLAEIAKVELDNMPLRGKQLRVRFACHSASLTVRNLPQFVSNELLEEAFSVFGQVERAVVIVDDRGRSSGKGIVEFSGKPAARKALDRCSDGSFLLTTFPRPVTVEPMDQYDDEEGLPEKLVIKNQQYHKEREQPPRFAQPGSFEYEYAMRWKALIEMEKQQQEQVDRNIKEAREKLEMEMEAARHEHQVMLMRQDLMRRQEELRRMEELHNQEVQKRKQLELRQEEERRRREEEMRRQQEEMMRRQQEGFKGNFADAREPPDMRMGQMGMGGTIGMNNRGAMGGTNVPAPAPPAAGPGAMIPDGAMGMTPPPPPDRFGQGGAMEGLGAMGGNPPAFNRGNPGGDFGPNKRRRY
- the NONO gene encoding non-POU domain-containing octamer-binding protein isoform X3, whose translation is MQGNKGFNMEKQNHAPRKQHQQHPPPSIPANGQQANSQKQLCTLFPSDEGLTIDLKNFRKPGEKTFTQRSRLFVGNLPPDITEEEMRKLFEKYGKAGEVFIHKDKGFGFIRLETRTLAEIAKVELDNMPLRGKQLRVRFACHSASLTVRNLPQFVSNELLEEAFSVFGQVERAVVIVDDRGRSSGKGIVEFSGKPAARKALDRCSDGSFLLTTFPRPVTVEPMDQYDDEEGLPEKLVIKNQQYHKEREQPPRFAQPGSFEYEYAMRWKALIEMEKQQQEQVDRNIKEAREKLEMEMEAARHEHQVMLMRQDLMRRQEELRRMEELHNQEVQKRKQLELRQEEERRRREEEMRRQQEEMMRRQQEGFKGNFADAREPPDMRMGQMGMGGTIGMNNRGAMGGTNVPAPAPPAAGPGAMIPDGAMGMTPPPPPDRFGQGGAMEGLGAMGGNPPAFNRGNPGGDFGPNKRRRY
- the NONO gene encoding non-POU domain-containing octamer-binding protein isoform X2; the encoded protein is MQGNKGFNMEKQNHAPRKQHQQHPPPSIPANGQQANSQSESRARRGGPPGPALDEGLTIDLKNFRKPGEKTFTQRSRLFVGNLPPDITEEEMRKLFEKYGKAGEVFIHKDKGFGFIRLETRTLAEIAKVELDNMPLRGKQLRVRFACHSASLTVRNLPQFVSNELLEEAFSVFGQVERAVVIVDDRGRSSGKGIVEFSGKPAARKALDRCSDGSFLLTTFPRPVTVEPMDQYDDEEGLPEKLVIKNQQYHKEREQPPRFAQPGSFEYEYAMRWKALIEMEKQQQEQVDRNIKEAREKLEMEMEAARHEHQVMLMRQDLMRRQEELRRMEELHNQEVQKRKQLELRQEEERRRREEEMRRQQEEMMRRQQEGFKGNFADAREPPDMRMGQMGMGGTIGMNNRGAMGGTNVPAPAPPAAGPGAMIPDGAMGMTPPPPPDRFGQGGAMEGLGAMGGNPPAFNRGNPGGDFGPNKRRRY